The DNA segment AAGTAATAGAAATATAGATTCCTTATGTAAGGCTTAGATAAAATGTCACATAATGGTTGTAACCAAAATTTATTCATATctcttattgttttattttaaaagaattttattaaatgaaaattattaactattacgatattaattattaaagttgataaaaattaatattctaaataaaaaaatcttcaatcCAATTTGGGGAATAAATTGGGAACAGACCGGCCACAGTACATTCATCTCAAGTTCTTTTGAATCAGATGCCATACAGAGAGGACAGGTGCTTCTTGCACACCATAAATTACTTCCTGCCCTTTTTTTACATTCTAGAATTTCAGAATTTAAAAAAGTGCAGGAAGCAACTCTGCCTACACAGAGATGTTAATCAAGTCTTGAAAATTTCTTCTTGAACCTACCCTTTCTCCCCACAACGTATCTTACACCTcctttattaattgttaataagaaaagaaataagatcaagcatcttttatttttttggttaaggAGGCCTACAGATCAGAACCAAAACCCACTAGGAAATAAAACATCAGAAGAAGCAGCCATCAAAGCTAGAGAAAGGAAACTATggataagaagaaaaaactatGCCCTTGTAGATAATGCCCGAACTTAGCCAAAATATCAACACTTCGATTTGCTTCAACGTAAGCATGTCTCCAAATTTTAACGCAGAGACGGGTAGTAGCATGGATTTGCTGAACCAAGGGATAGGGTTCATATTCGCCACCTCCTGTAGCAATCACCGATAAAAACTAAACTCAGAGATTGGGTTCCAATGTGGAGGAAAAACAACAAACATGAAACAGGGAAAAAATTAGCATACATAGTTGATTTTACATATTAACGCAGATAGGGTTCCAGGATGACTGAGGACACGAGTCTACAATTATTAGGGTTTAAGTACTAAATGCATTAACCAAGACTATCTAACAGCTATTTATCCATCCATCATGCAGACTTTTTATACATGCCATCGGTGCCATCAGGCTATCTAAGAAAATTAAGTGCGACAAATGCCGAGGATGACTATATAGTCACTTCTTCAACCCCTAAATTTAGCCAGCCTCCACCAGGCTTATGCATCCTAAATATAAGCAAGGGCATACTCTAAATCATTAGCTTTCCCGGATGGCCTTTACacttaacattatttttctcattcGACTTGAGAATCCATAATTGATCACTAAAAGCAGTTTCTATTCGTGTAATGCTGCCCCAGAAACAATGTCTCGCCCTCTACTTTATTGTGATGTATCGGTTCGTTCCATGTTTTGCCCAATGGTCCTTGAGGTCAACAGGGTTTGACAGATCATGACTTTCTGCTGCAAGTCGACTAAGCAGCTTGTTGAAAGCACTCCCACTCATCTTCCGGCCGCCTACCCGAGCATGTCTCTTGTTGGGCACTGCAGGAAGTGGATACATTGACAGAGTAGTTGTGCAACAGGCAGACTGCCAACCCCCATTACCCCATTTGTAACACTGCCTCAGGACACCGGTACAAGAGCATACTGGCGCTGGCATGGTTGACTCATCATACGCCACTTGGTTCAACCCCAAGTCCTGACCTTTCCAATCAGCCTTCGACACTGCTAACTGCTTGTTAAGATCATCACCTCCATTGACCATTTCCTGACCACTCTTCCACTCATGTGCCTTGCCAAACATATTATTCAAGTCTTCACTCTCCTTCTTGACTTTTTTTGAGGGTTTTGAAGTCTTTTTATTAGGTGGAGCTGACTTTGGTTCCTTTGGTCGCTTGGCCCGCCTTGACTTCCCAGTCTCAGAAGGGATGGGGGCTGCAGGGAGGACCTCCGTTGTGTGCATTTCCCTTGTGTTGTAAGAGGCATCACCCATGTTAGGTATATGGTGCACCTGTTGTTGGGGATGATGTACATGCTTGACACCACGTGAAATTTGGCATCCTGGAGGGCATGATGGCATACTGCCACTACTTAAGGAGGTTTCACGATACTGAAGAGTTGCAATTGCATTATCTCGTTCCAACATTGCATTATTACGTTCTGCAATTGCAGCATCTCGCTGCATGTATGCCATGTCACGCTCAGCATATGCTGCTTTTTTCTCGGAAATGGCCAGATTTCTTTCTTGAATGGCTGCATCTCTTTCAGCAATCATTGCCATAATCTGCTTCATGGAAGGCTGATGTTGCATCAACCACTGCAATGCAACATCCAGACAAATATTATCAAAATCAGTATCTTTCTTAGCAGGGAGTACATGCTGCAGTTACAAATTGTTTGTTTGTGCAAAATAGAATAGTAAATTAGTAATGAATTCATCCATGAGCATAAATGTATTTTCATATACCTGACCCTGAGCAGATTTATATTGATCTGCTGCTTTGTGTCTTCCATTCTCACGATGCCCAGCATCATCCATCAGAAACCCACAGATGGTAGCAAAAACTAAATATTGACTCGAGGCTTCCTCAACCAATATGGAAGAACTTGGTTAATCAAACAACAGTATGCTAGAAGTCCTGCATTTATAGAAACTCTTCACAGTTTATATTGGCAAGTTGGgatagttagttgatctctattgtccTTCTCTGTCTTGGGGTGTAGAATATTGAGCAGGGATGAATAGCTTTATAACAACTCCTAACAAGAATGGATGTCACAACGTTTAAAAATACTTGCCATGCTTATACATAGGGATAGCAGGTACTAGATCAAAAGTACACCTATACAAGAATGCGACTTAGTAAGTCTAcaatataataatgaataaaactTGCAAACaatgaaaactatataaaaGACTAGCATATTAAGCCTCGAATGAAATCTGGGATAAAAATAGCAAAAAACAAATAAGCTTTTAAGTATGTGGGGGTAACTTTGGCAAATTTGAGGGTCGCTCTTCATGTATGATCCAACTACAAGCACAtaagcattaaaaaaaacagtttaaaaGATTCCAGAAAGCTTAAAAGGAAACAATGGCATAAGTGGATATGCAAGGCACACATGGTAGTAATGTAGTAGGCAGAGTTACCACAGCAACAATAATAGAAATATTTAGAAGTTCATGAAATTATCCTGATTTTATGCCAATCATAAATcgtatttatttgaaaattttcatggAAACAAGGTAGTACAGTAGTGGTGTAGCAAGCAGTTACCACTGCAATaaaagtagaaagaaaaaaataaactaaattttctGAAATCATCACAATATCGTATCAAAGTTATCAGTCATTATTCTTATTTCAAAACTTTCTTGGAAACAATAAAGAAACATAAAggtagaaaaatgaagaaagataaAGCCTaccacaggaaaaaaaaaaggtgagatGAGTGGATAGAAAGAATCCTTATTTGATTATAATGTTCTGACCACCTAATGCATACCAGACAAATAATGATGACAAGCAACCATATGAAACCAAGGTCCTCTTCAAGCAGCACTTCCAAGACAGGAAGATCACACTCCCAAATCTGAATATCATTTGACAGGAAAGCAAGTTTCAAATGCATTCTTCTGAAACTTATCATCAATTTTCATCCAAGATCAGTGACTATCCTACGTTGATTGTTAGTCAATGATAGTTGACCTTGCATTTATTATCTGGAGATGAGAAGTGTTGAATTGGAAGATCTAAGATGAAAAAGGAGGGGGAACATAATGACCTCTTACTCCAGCATGAATCAATCAATGACTCCACATAAAAACTTTTTCATCAAAAATCCAATCCAATACTCGTGCTACATGAAAACCGAATAAAAACGGAAAACCACAAGTGAAGTGCACCACAAAAGGAAATAAGGTGAAAGAAGTGGCCATTCTGGAATTCAAATATTTGGACACAATTAAGTTGAGCAAAACTGAAGACTTTTAtcttcctttatatatatataaagcagtTATGTTTATGACTTGAAGGATAAGTGAATATCAATAAATAGCTGAGTGAATTATCATCCAATAATTGAATATCAATAAATGGCTGAGAAGATAAAACCATATTCGTGCTCACTCGCTCTTTCTTTTTAATCAAAGAGAAACTACCCAAAACCCTGCTATTAGCTCATTCCAAGTGGCCAGTAGCACCACTTGCCTAACAGTTTATCTAAATTAACTTCTCAACgagtatttataagaaaataaaacaaaaagttaaaataaattaagcttCTACCATTAGCTAAAATCAACCTATACACTTCAACTTTTACAGAAGTTCTCACATTTAACTTGTGTAAAAGCTGATTTTAAAgctaattttaaataatgagaaagttttaattcattctgctttcttattttcttctctcacAAGCGTTGGGAAGTTAATGCAAACAGACCTAAATCTTGTAACAGAAACGAAACGCATTTCcgtacaaataaacaaaaagccACGATGCCTGGATCTCCAAAACGGTTCAATCCACCACTCACGGAGGATCCAGATTTTCAACCAATAACAGATTCCGAGACAGTGAAACGTCGCACCCGAAATAAAGGCtgaaatagtaaaaatatttttaaaaaaaagtagcaaTTGCAGCGAAAGTGAGCAATTATTGAAGAGAAAGAAACCGAAATCAGAGGATGTACAACGGTTTCAGATGCTCGGaggtgagaagaagaaaaaagtcaaAGCAAGTCAAAGACAAAACGAAGCGAGAAATTGAAGGTGGATTGGGTCGGACACACAAAGAACGAAAAAATTAGCAATAAATAGCGCAAGCGAAGTGAAGATTGAGAaaacgaaaaaaagaaagaaaccctAACCTCCGCTGCAGAGAGAAGAGTGAAGGGCTGGGGTCGGAATTTTTTCCAGGTTGTGTCTGTATCTGTATCTGTACCTAAGCGATGCCACTTTCTCTTCTTCCacttacatttttctttttcttttctcctttttatcGTTTCCTTTTAatgcagaaaaataaaataaatgaaaaaatgaaatgcGTGCGTGAGTTATCAAGTCACCGGTTCCTGTCTTTCTTTCCACTTCCAGCCATCCAATTGGAATGCACTTCGATATTTGTGGTACTACtacattattattgttttttattttattttcccaccttttctaattattttcagTTATTTCCCCTTTTTGAACTTCACTTTAAGAAAGTTAAAACCGCCCAAgctgcaaaataattaataaggacaaagaaattattctttttataattaataaatttgttttaaaaaaactgttttatttaaattgtgtatttcTTCTTGAGCGACGCGAACATTTTCTCGTTTGTTGATGATCCATTCATTCGatgtattttgtatttatatgcaatattttaaaaaaattccaccATGTTAAAATTCAAtgtgaaaattgaaatgaaaagaaaaaataaactacTAAAGTTACGAAAATAAGCCGCTATTTTGCAATGTTTTGAATAAATTACAATGAATGTCATACTAGCTGAATAGTAATAGTATAGACAGTAAAAAgtaatattgaaaataatatatatatatatatatatatagagagagagagagagagagagagcttggCATGCTTACCGAACAAAGTGAGATAGGGCAGGTGCGTTAGGATTTTGATTTGTTGAGTTTGGTTGAAAGTGAGCATAGATGGGTGCTTACGGGTCTTGCTGCTTGCCACGATGTCATCACAACAATTTTCAGTTGATTCTTGGTGGCCGTTACCAGCCACCACTGCCCATTACTACTACTTATCAGTGTTCGTCTCCTCTCCGACTTTCTCTAATGCTTCCTCACTTTTTTAACATTTAGTGAAAATATGTCAAGCAATTTGTCTACATCTATGCTTTAATCAATTATTGGCccaactttgttttttttttttatatatatatataaaggcttaaaacttttatttaaaaatctgcTCTTAGTTCCACATATTCACTCAGTTGACCCTGTGGTAAtcacaaatcaatttaaataagtCGTATGCGTGTAGCCTACAaatcaattattcaaaataCATTTAAGTAAATTCGTTTAATTATCTCTGAAACTTCTAATCATTAATTCATGTTAGTGTCTTTGTGAGTAAGACCCTCACCTCACATTTCATTCTTGAAATAAAACATGAC comes from the Glycine soja cultivar W05 chromosome 6, ASM419377v2, whole genome shotgun sequence genome and includes:
- the LOC114414608 gene encoding protein BASIC PENTACYSTEINE6-like; translation: MDDAGHRENGRHKAADQYKSAQGQWLMQHQPSMKQIMAMIAERDAAIQERNLAISEKKAAYAERDMAYMQRDAAIAERNNAMLERDNAIATLQYRETSLSSGSMPSCPPGCQISRGVKHVHHPQQQVHHIPNMGDASYNTREMHTTEVLPAAPIPSETGKSRRAKRPKEPKSAPPNKKTSKPSKKVKKESEDLNNMFGKAHEWKSGQEMVNGGDDLNKQLAVSKADWKGQDLGLNQVAYDESTMPAPVCSCTGVLRQCYKWGNGGWQSACCTTTLSMYPLPAVPNKRHARVGGRKMSGSAFNKLLSRLAAESHDLSNPVDLKDHWAKHGTNRYITIK